AAAATTATCAATCAAGCGCAAAATGTCGTTCCAGAAATGGTACAAGGATTTGTCCGAGCTCATCATGAAACAATAGAACAAGTTCCAGAAACATTTGTTTTAAAGCAAAAAGAAATTGGCAAACAAGTTGCTTTGATCAGTGGAGGCGGCAGCGGTCATGAACCTGCCCACGCTGGATTTGTCGGATCAGGGATGTTGCAGGCTGCAGTTTGCGGACAAGTTTTTACATCTCCTACGCCTGATCAGATTTTTGAAGGAATCAAAGCAGTCGATCAAGGACAGGGCGTTGTGATGGTCGTAAAAAACTATTCTGGCGATATTATGAATTTCGACATGGCAAAAGACTTGGCGGAAATGGAAGATATCAAAGTTGGGACAGTTGTTGTGGATGATGATATTGCAGTTGAAGATAGCACCTATACGCAAGGCAAACGGGGTGTAGCAGGTACGATTCTAGTTCATAAAATTTTAGGTGCGGCCGCACGCAACGGCGCTTCTGTAGAGGAATTAGTTGCATTAGGAGAACGCGTTGTCAACAATTTAAAAACGATTGGGGTTGCATTAACAGGTGCCACGGTACCAGAAGTTGGGAAGCCTGGATTTGTGTTAGCAGATGATGAGATCGAATTTGGTGTTGGCATCCACGGAGAACCAGGCTATAAACGGGAAAAAATCAAACCATCTAAGGAAATGGCAGAAGAATTGATTTCAAAATTAGCAGATGCATTTCAGTGGAACAAAGGAGAACGTTTCGCTATTTTGGTCAATGGATTAGGTGGTACACCATTAATGGAACAATATATTTTTTATGAAGATGCAATGAATTTATTGGATGCTGCAGGTGTAGAAATCGCGTTTTCTAAGGTGGGTAATTATATGACTTCCTTGGAAATGGCTGGACTCTCTGTGACGTTGCTGAAAGTGGAAGATGATTGGGTAAACGCGTTGAATGAGGATGTTGAGACAGTAGCATGGTAAAGTCTGACAGAGATTGAATGTGTTTACGTATAGTTTGAAAAAACGGAGGGAATTGTAATGTTTACTGTAGATAATTTAAAAAAATCACTACAATTATTCAAAGAAAAAATCGATAAAAATAAAGACTATTTAAGTGAATTAGATACACCAATCGGTGATGGTGATCATGGTAATAATATGGCTCGAGGAATGGAAGCTGTGAGTGAAAGTTTGCAGAGTAAAGAGCCAGAAACGGTGCAAGATATTTTCAAATTGACTGCAATGGCTTTGATCAGCAAAGTAGGTGGCGCTTCAGGTCCGCTTTATGGAACAGCGATGATGGAAATGGCAAAAGCTTCTGCAGCAACATCTGATGCACTACCAATTTTAGAAGCTGGATTAGCAGGAATCGAAAAACGTGGGAACAGTCAGCCAGGCGAAAAAACAATGTTGGATGAATGGGCACCTGCAATCGAAGCAATCAAAAAAGGCACGTTAACAGATGCCGCACTAGAATCTGCTGTAGAAGCGACGAAAGAGATTGCGGCAACGAAAGGACGTGCGTCTTATGTGGGGGAACGGTCTATCGGTCATATTGACCCCGGTGCAATGTCCAGTCTGTATTTCTTTCAATCTTTAATGGAAGCAGGTGTGTTTGATGCGTAATGGTGTAGTTATTGTGTCACACGTCAAAGAAATCGGCGAAGGTGTGGACCGTTTGATCAAAGAAGTGGCAAAAGATGTGCCAATCACTGTTGCAGCAGGATTGGATCAAGGAGAAGTCGGAACGTCATTTGAAAAAATCATGGACGCATTTGAAAAAAATTCTGCTCAAACATTACTAGCATTCTATGATTTAGGTAGCGCTAAAATGAATTTGGAAATGGCCATTGATATGACAGAAAAAGAAGTGTTACTGTTCGATACGGCCTTAGTAGAGAGCGCTTATACAGCGGCAGCATTGTTACAAGTAGATACACCGATCGATGCCATAAAGGAGCAGTTAGCCCCTTTAAAAATAAAATAAGATGAGAATAGGAGTTTGCAAACATGAGAAAAGCGTTTATTAGTCCAACGAAATACGTTCAAGGTGAAGATGAGTTATTGAATTTAGGCTATTTTGTGACAACCTTTGGGAAAAAAGCATTATTGATTGCCCATGCAGATGACGTCAGCCGAGTGAAAGAGAAACTAGATAAAACTGCTGAAAAATTTAATATTTCCTTTGTCGAAAGTAATTTCCATGGAGAAGCGTCGCGAGTAGAAGTCGCTCGCCTGCAAAAAGTTGCTGAAGAGAATGATTGTGATTGCGTAATCGGCCTTGGTGGTGGAAAAGCGATCGATACAGCCAAATGTGTGGCAGAAGGGCACAACTTGATCATTGTACCGACGATCGTTGCAACAGATGCGCCAACGAGTCATTCAGCAGTTCTTTATACAGAAGACGGTCAGTTTGACGATTATGCTTACTTTGTACAAAGTCCGAGTGTCGTTTTGATTGATACGGTAGTTATTGCAAATGCGCCAACACGTTTCTTAGTTTCTGGCATGGGTGATGCCTTATCTACTTATTTCGAGGCTAGAGCAACACATAATTCCTACTCGAATGTCAATGCTGGATTGCCTTGTGGCGCCCGTGAAGGCGTTTGTCCTCCTGCTAAAGGGACGAATACTGCTTTAGCACTGGCTAAATTATGTTATGAAACAATCTTGGAAGATGGATTGAAAGCCAAAGAAGCTTCAGATAATAATGTGGTAACTCCTGCTTTGGAAAATATCATTGAAGCCAATATTTTACTTTCAGGCCTAGGCTTTGAAAGTGCAGGACTCGCTGCCATTCATGCGATCCATGATGGTTTGACCGTTTTACATGATGCGCATGGTGCCACACATGGCGAAAAAGTAGCATTCAGCACGATTTGTCAGTTGGTTTTAGAAAATGCGCCAAAATCTGAATTGTATGAAGTATTAGATTTTGCTTTATCGATCGGCTTACCGGTTTGTTTAGCCGACTTAGGGGTGAAAGAAATTTCGGATGCTGAGCTAACAGAAGTAGCTGAAAAATCATGCATTCCAGAAGAATCGATCCACTCAATGCCGTTCCCAATTACAGTGGATCAAGTAAAAGCAGCAATTATTGTGGCAGATCAAATCGGAAAAGAGTATAAGAGTCATAAGTAGATAGTCATTTTGTGAAAGCAGTTGTTAGGCTAGTAAATAGAAGCTTAACAACTGTTTTTTTGTAGTTTTAAGAGCGAAACTGGAAAAATAACCTGTTATAAGATAACATATAAAAGAAAACTCTTTAAAAAATACAAAGGTGGTGAGCAGATGAAAAATAAAATAAACCAACTAATTCATTGGATGAAAGAGCACAGTCTATTGTTAAAATTGATCTTTCTAGGTTCAGTTTTAATTTTTGTGGCAAATCAAGTAACCCATATTGTTCAAGGAATGACTTGGCAGGATGTTTTTCATACTATGGGACAGCAGAACCGCTTTCGTATAATTGGAATGGTTTTAGCAGGCTTTATCGGTGTCTTGCCGATGCTTTTATATGATTTAGTAGTAGTAAAAGTGCTGGAGGACCAAGGAAAGCCTAAAATGAATCGCTGGGAGTGGTTTGTTTCTGCTTGGGTCACAAATACAATCAATAACCTTGCGGGCTTCGGCGGTGTAGTTGGAGCAACATTACGGGCTAATTTCTATGGCAAAGATGCGCCGCATAAAAAAGTTGTTGCAACCGTTTCTAAAGTCGCTTTGTTTATGATATCTGGACTATCGATTTTATCGTTTATTGCATTTATTGATGTCTTTTTTATTCGACCGGATAGTTTATTTCGAGAGTATTGGCTTTGGTTACTTGCAGGAAGTTTGATTGCGCCGGCGTTGTTGTTGTTTACGCAATTAAAAAAATATACCTTGTTTAAAGATTTTTTCCCGAAAGGTATTTATCTTCTTTTTGGCGCTTCACTTGGACAATGGTTAGGTGCGATGTTTGTCTTTTTAAGTGTTGGGGCATTGATGAAAGTGGATGTGTCGTTGATATCGGTTTATCCGATGTTTGTGATCGCGACCTTGATAGGCATGCTGACAATGGTGCCAGGTGGCATGGGAACCTTTGATGTGTTGATGATTTTGGGGTTATCTCAGTTGGGGGTAGGGCAATCTACTGCGGTCGTTTGGTTGATTTATTATCGGTTATTTTATTATGTATTGCCTTTTATTACGGGCATTATTCTATTTATTCATCAAACTGGGATTAAAATCAATCGATTTTTGGATAATTTACCACGAATATTTTCGCAAAAAGTGGCTCATTTTATTTTAGTTGCCGCTCTTTATTTTGCGGGGATCATGATGGTGTTGCTTTCAACGATCACTAATCTATCGAACGTGAGTCGATTATTTAAATTTCTCTTGCCGTTTTCTTTTGATTTCTTAGACCAAACGTTTAATATGTTGATCGGCTTTTTATTGTTAGGATTAGCTCGAGGAATTTCGATGAAAGTAAAAAAAGCGTATTGGCCCACGATTGGATTATTGATTTTTGGGATTGCCAATACGATTTCTAGAACGGCTTCGTGGCAACTGATTTTAGTTTATTTAGTGATTCTGTCCGCTGTTTTTTTAGCAAGAAAAGAGTTTTACCGAGAAAAATTTGTTTATTCTTGGGGGGCGCTTGCAGTTGATGGAGTTTTGTTTAGTT
This sequence is a window from Enterococcus sp. 7F3_DIV0205. Protein-coding genes within it:
- the dhaK gene encoding dihydroxyacetone kinase subunit DhaK, which produces MKKIINQAQNVVPEMVQGFVRAHHETIEQVPETFVLKQKEIGKQVALISGGGSGHEPAHAGFVGSGMLQAAVCGQVFTSPTPDQIFEGIKAVDQGQGVVMVVKNYSGDIMNFDMAKDLAEMEDIKVGTVVVDDDIAVEDSTYTQGKRGVAGTILVHKILGAAARNGASVEELVALGERVVNNLKTIGVALTGATVPEVGKPGFVLADDEIEFGVGIHGEPGYKREKIKPSKEMAEELISKLADAFQWNKGERFAILVNGLGGTPLMEQYIFYEDAMNLLDAAGVEIAFSKVGNYMTSLEMAGLSVTLLKVEDDWVNALNEDVETVAW
- the dhaL gene encoding dihydroxyacetone kinase subunit DhaL, with protein sequence MFTVDNLKKSLQLFKEKIDKNKDYLSELDTPIGDGDHGNNMARGMEAVSESLQSKEPETVQDIFKLTAMALISKVGGASGPLYGTAMMEMAKASAATSDALPILEAGLAGIEKRGNSQPGEKTMLDEWAPAIEAIKKGTLTDAALESAVEATKEIAATKGRASYVGERSIGHIDPGAMSSLYFFQSLMEAGVFDA
- the dhaM gene encoding dihydroxyacetone kinase phosphoryl donor subunit DhaM, whose translation is MRNGVVIVSHVKEIGEGVDRLIKEVAKDVPITVAAGLDQGEVGTSFEKIMDAFEKNSAQTLLAFYDLGSAKMNLEMAIDMTEKEVLLFDTALVESAYTAAALLQVDTPIDAIKEQLAPLKIK
- a CDS encoding glycerol dehydrogenase, with amino-acid sequence MRKAFISPTKYVQGEDELLNLGYFVTTFGKKALLIAHADDVSRVKEKLDKTAEKFNISFVESNFHGEASRVEVARLQKVAEENDCDCVIGLGGGKAIDTAKCVAEGHNLIIVPTIVATDAPTSHSAVLYTEDGQFDDYAYFVQSPSVVLIDTVVIANAPTRFLVSGMGDALSTYFEARATHNSYSNVNAGLPCGAREGVCPPAKGTNTALALAKLCYETILEDGLKAKEASDNNVVTPALENIIEANILLSGLGFESAGLAAIHAIHDGLTVLHDAHGATHGEKVAFSTICQLVLENAPKSELYEVLDFALSIGLPVCLADLGVKEISDAELTEVAEKSCIPEESIHSMPFPITVDQVKAAIIVADQIGKEYKSHK
- the mprF gene encoding bifunctional lysylphosphatidylglycerol flippase/synthetase MprF, producing the protein MKNKINQLIHWMKEHSLLLKLIFLGSVLIFVANQVTHIVQGMTWQDVFHTMGQQNRFRIIGMVLAGFIGVLPMLLYDLVVVKVLEDQGKPKMNRWEWFVSAWVTNTINNLAGFGGVVGATLRANFYGKDAPHKKVVATVSKVALFMISGLSILSFIAFIDVFFIRPDSLFREYWLWLLAGSLIAPALLLFTQLKKYTLFKDFFPKGIYLLFGASLGQWLGAMFVFLSVGALMKVDVSLISVYPMFVIATLIGMLTMVPGGMGTFDVLMILGLSQLGVGQSTAVVWLIYYRLFYYVLPFITGIILFIHQTGIKINRFLDNLPRIFSQKVAHFILVAALYFAGIMMVLLSTITNLSNVSRLFKFLLPFSFDFLDQTFNMLIGFLLLGLARGISMKVKKAYWPTIGLLIFGIANTISRTASWQLILVYLVILSAVFLARKEFYREKFVYSWGALAVDGVLFSFLFIIYAVAGYYSSHPDKIGPLPHTFLLFPSDDVWFSGLIGLGISMIGLITLYQYLADTTKSLGESYQEERLTALIDKYGGTQGSHLLYLKNYSYYYYQEQNEDEVLFAYQIKGNKCFVLADPIGNQEKWAQATLAFMDGADLLGYQAAFYRVSEAYTMILHDLGFNFMKVGEEGIVDFACIDSAPISLATNSMELKHLSNLGYTFMMYHEPVSDELFQELARVSEEWLGNGRERNFVGGHFDKEYLRLSDIGIMRNERHEVIGFITAKPIVINREMSYDLLRYTETAPEHVTDFLLTHFIAEYQQRGYQTIDLGTAPLSNVGETKYSFLNERFINIFYKYGDQVYGFKDTRKEKEQYVTNWESRYFAYSKQSNVLFAFIQLALLVERGKGKAVSLVEEVMTGA